Below is a window of Saccharomonospora viridis DSM 43017 DNA.
CTGCCCGGTGCCCATACGCAGTCCCTTCTCGAAGAGCTTACCGATGTTGATGAGCAGCTTGCCGCTGCGGGCCTCCTCCGTCGGCCCGCCGGGGTCCTTGGGCACGTACAGCCCGACCACACCCAGCGATCCGGTGGGTCGCACCGTCTCGATGAGATCGTTGAGCACCGCGGCGGGCTGCTCCTCACCCTCGGGAACCGTGGCCTGGTACCCGACGGCGTCGATCCCTCTGTCCACACCGCCGTCCGTGAGATCGACGATCTGTTCGGGCGCACTGCCCTTGGTGAAATCGATCGGGGTCGCCCCGATCTCCTGGGCCACCCGCAACCGGTCGGGCACCTTGTCCACCACGAACACCCGCGAAGCACCACGCAGGATCGACGAGTACGCCGCCATCAGCCCGACGGGCCCTCCGCCGTACACGGCGACGGTGTCACCCGGCGACACCCCGGCGAGCTCCGTCGCGTGATAGCCGGTGGGGAAGATGTCGGCCAACATCGCGAAGTCATCCTCGTGCTCCTCACCGGGCGGGAGCTTCAGACAGTTGAAGTCCGCGAACGGCACCCGCAGGTACTCGGCCTGACCGCCCTTGTACGGGCCCATGCCGACGTAACCGTAGGCTCCGCCGGCGAATCCGGGGTTCACCGTCAAACAGAACCCGGTCTTCCCCGCAAGACAGTTACGGCAGAACCCACAGGCGATGTTGAACGGCATCACGACCCGGTCGCCCTTCCGCAGACCGGTGACGCCCGGACCGACCTCCTCGATCACGCCCATGTTCTCGTGGCCGAACACGATCCCGGGTTCGGCGGCCGTCCGCCCCTCGTACATGTGGAGGTCGGAGCCGCAGATCGCGGTCGTGGTGACCCGCACGATCACGTCGGTCGGTGCTTCGAGCTTCGGGTCCTCGACCTCCTCCACCTGAACCTCGTTAGGACCCTTGTACACCACTGCCTTCATGTCGTCCCTCCCTGCTCGGGCTGCTGTCGTCGCTTTCCGGCTACCCCGGTAACGACAAGACATGCGGGGTACCCGACGAACCGTGGAAGAGCGCCGATGAAGGCGTGTCTTAAGTACTGAGTCAGTGGGGAAGAATGCGAGGACCGACCACAAACGATCGAACGCGGGTTCGAGCACCTCCCGGCCGGAATCGATCCCCACCCACGGCCGGGTGCCGACGTGCCCCGACCTGCAGGCCGGGGCACCGGAACGCGGTCAGCTGACCAGAACGGGAAGCTTCTCGACTCCGTAGACGATCGACGTCTTCCGGAACTCGAGCTCCTCCATGGGCACCGCCAACCGCATCGACGGGAAGCGGCGGACCAACGCAGGGTAAGCGGTGCGCAACTCCATGCGAGCGAGCTCGGCACCGACGCAACGGTGCACGCCGTAGCCGAACGCCAAATGGGACATCGGAGGCCGAGTACCGTCGAAGATCTCCAAGCTCTGCCCGAGCTTCTCGTCCCGGTTGGCACCACTCAACGACACGACCACCATGTCGCCCTTCTTGATGGTCACGCCGCCGACTTCGACGTCCTCGCGCGCGAACCGGGGGAACGCCACCTGCACCACGGTGAGATAGCGCAACAACTCCTCGACGAAACCGTGCACCGGTTCGTCATCGTCGTGGATACGTTTGAACATCTCCTGGTCGCGCAACAACACGAGCGCGCCGAGGGAGAGCATGCTGGCCGTGGTCTCGAAACCACCCGTGAGTACGCCGTCGGCCAATCCGGCGAGTTCCCGGTCCTCGATCTCGTCACCGTGCTCCTTGATGATCATGCCGAGGAGGCCGTCACCCGGGTTCTTCCGCTCCTTGGCGACCACGGTCAGTAGGTACTCCAGCGATTCGGAGACCGCGCCGAGGGAAGCGCTCGCACCACCGAAGAGATCGAAACGCTGGACGGCCAGCCGCTGGAACTCGTTCCGGTCGGAGTACGGCACCCCGAGGAGTTCACAGATCACCAACGACGGGATCGGCAGCGCGAACTCCTCCACCAGATCGACCGGACCGTCGGCCTCGGCCATCCTGTCGAGGCACCCGTTCACGATCGACTCGATCTCCGGCTTGAGCCGTGCCAGCCGCCGCATCGTGAACTCCGGTGTCAACAACTTACGCAGCCGCGTGTGCACGGGCGGGTCGGCGAAGCCGAGACCACCCGGGTTGTCGTCGGGCCGGGCGCTGGTCTTACCGACGAGGTTGGTGAAGTCGTTGCTGAACGTCTTGGCGTCACCGAGGACGGCCTTGGCCTCCTCGTACCCCGTCACCAACCACAGGTTCAACCCGAACGGCACCGGCAGCTTGCTCACCGGTTCCTCGACCCGCTTACGCCCCAGTTCAGGCACGGGGTCCAGACCGTTGCGGCGCAGAGGCATCAACACCTCGTCCGGCAACAGCGCGATCTTCGATAGGTCGAGACCCTTCTTCTGCACCCGCGCGAAGTAACGACGCGTAATCCACGACGTGATTCGAGAACGGAGATTCCCCACGGGGAGAAACAGTAGCAACCCCTTTTCACCCTACGGGGTCACCTTGACAAAAAAGTCAGCGTGCCGTCTTCGGCCGACCATCCGGAATCGGCACACCGAGCCGTCGGCGGTTCCGCCTTCGTCGGGTGACGAAGGCGGACCTCACGCCGTCCGACTCATGCCACCGTGGCGGACGCTCACTCCGCCCGGGGGACGTGGACCTGGACATCGGCCAACAGCTTCGGCACCAACTCGTCCAGATCCATCCTGCGCTCGACGCTCTCCAACTGCGTCGGCGTGGTGCGGGTCGCCACCCTCGGCGGCGACAGCAGACTGCAGCAATCCTCGTCGGGCAACTTCGAGATCTCGGCCGTGCCGATCCGACGGGCCTCGGCGATGATCTCGTCCTTGTCCCAGGCGACCAGGGGGCGCAGCAGCGGCAGCGACGTGGCCTGCTCCACGGTCGCCATGTTCGCCAACGTCTGGCTGGAGACCTGGCCCAAGCTGTCGCCGACGACCAGTGCCTGCGCACCGAGTTCGCGGGCGAGCGCCTCAGCGGTGCGCACCATGAGCCTGCGCTGGGCGATGATCTGGAGATCACCGGCCCCGGCGGTGGCCAACGACCGCTGCGCATTCCCGATGGGGATCACGTGCAGTCGCGAATCACCCTGGAACCGGTCGAGTTCGCGCACCAGCGCGTACGCCTTGTACGTCGACGACGGACCGGTCAACGGCGCGCCCGTGAAGTGCACGAAATCACACCGCAGCCCACGACGCATGGCCCGGTACGCCGCGACCGGTGAGTCATAGCCGCCGGAGAGCAGGACCAATGCGCGCCCGCTGGAACCCACGGGCAGTCCTCCCTGGCCGCGCTGCTTCTCCAACGAGACGAACACCTCGCGGTGATCGACCTCGATGGTGATCTCCACCTCGGGGTTGGTGAGATCGACGGGCCAGCCCCACTCCTCGACGACACGAGCACCGACGAACGCCGCGAGCTGGTCCGACCCCATCGGGAAGTTCTTGTCCCGACGTCGGGCCCGGACCGCGAACCGGCGGGCACCGGCCTGCTCCGGACTGCCGTACCGCTCCCGCAACGCCTGCGACACGGTCGCCACGGTGTCGTCGACCGAATGCCCTGTGCTCCACGCGGGCTGCACGACGTTGATGCCGATCACCCTGTGCGCCCGTTCGACGAGCTCGGACAGCGGTGCGCCGGACACCACCACGACACCCGTGCGCTGAGAGATCCGGACAGGAGCGGACGCCCCGTCCATCGCATGCTGCAAGGCCTCGTGCAGGCGCTTCTCGAACCTGTTGCGATTACGTCCTTTGAGCATGAGTTCGCCGTACTTCAGCAGCACGCACGGCCGAGCCATCCGCTCACCTCCTCCGAGTGCCCGGTTCACCCCCCAGCGACGATACCGGTTCTCATCTCGTGGTCGACACGGTCGGTCCGGCAACGCGCTGCACCGGCAGGTTCGCGGTGCGACGCACCAGATGCGCGGCGGGCCTGGAGCCCGAGCCGGTGCCCGCCCCGCACACCGACGGGGGCCCGGACTTCACGGTGCGATCCACGGTGACTTCGTCGGGCAGCGGCTCGATCAACGGCAACGCCCCGGCCAGGGCCTCCCGCGCGGTACGCAGCTCCGCCGCAGCACGACGACGCGCTGCTTCCAGGTTACGCACGCGGGCCGTGGCCTGGGACACGATCCGCTCCGCCCGCGCGTTCGCCTCCGCCACGATCCGCTCGGCCTCGGCCTTCGCGGCCTCCTCACGCCGCGCGAGCGCGCGGTTCATCTCCTCCCGACGCACCGCGAGGCTCTTCGCGAAATCACGTTCGAGCTCCTGCCTGCGCCGGACGGCCCGCTCGTCCTCCTCCCGACGCTTCCGCGCGGCCTCCTCCGCCTCGGCGGCGGCCTCGGCCTTGATGCGATGCACGAGCTCACGGTGCTCCGACTCGAGCTCAGCGCGCCGCAGCTTCAGTTCGGCCTCGCGTTTGTCCAACTCCTCGCGCCGGCGCTCGGCCTCGGCCTGCGCCTTGTCGAGAATTTCCTGCGCCTCCTTCTGCGCAAGATCCACCATGTGCCACAGCCGTTCCGACAACCCATCGGTTTCCACCGGTGTCCGGCACACGCGATCGAGTCGCTCCCGCAGTTTCAGATTCTCGGCGCGCAGCGCCGCCAATTCGGCGGACTGGCGGCGGACGTCTTCGGCCGCGGCGTCTCGTTCGGCGGTCACCGTATGAAGGGCGCTTCGCAGATCCCGCAGGCACTTTTCGACTTCGGCGCGGTCGTATCCACGCCACGTCACACGGAATTCACCACGCTGACGTACCCACTCGTTTCGATCCTGTGCACTCGTCATACCCACCTCGCCCGGCGTCAATGCGAATGGCCAACCCTAGACGCATCGCCACCTCAAGATTAGTAAAGGATTCGGCGGAGTCTCTTCCGGCCTCGGTCATGTCGCCCACACTCCACAACGAACACAGTGGACACCCGAGCACTCAGCCCACAATTACGTCTTCTTCACCGCGTCCGACGGACCACCGAGTGGCTCATTCCGGAGTAGACGGGAAATTTCGGCGATTTCCACCTTTCCGCTACCTGGCATATACCACCGGTGACGGCACCCCGTGGAGAACGTGGAGTAACACGAACCAAAGCACCGACGCACGCACCGCGCCGCGGCCGAGCGGAGGGAACGCGGATGACGGATGAGATGACGGATGATACGTGGACACGACCGGTACAGGCGGTCAGGAGAACGGGAACCGATCGGCCACCGTGGGATGGGCCCGACCGGCCGAACCACCACGGTGTCGGCCGGCGGGGCCGGGAGAACCTCGAAAAGCCGCAGCCCGCGAACGAGCACACACCGGTGGACGGTGACCGCTCCCCGTTGAGCGGTCACCACACCGGCCCCACCTTCGGTGGGACGCCTCAGGACTGCGCGGCGAGGACGGGCTTGGTGCGGGCCGAACGCAGCCCGAGTCGATCCACCAACTCCCGGGTGGCCTTCGATCGATTGAAGGTGTAGAAGTGCAGCTCAGGCACCCCTTCGGCGAGCAACCGCTCACACAGCTCCGTGATGACGTCCAACCCCTCGGCACGGAACGCCTTCGGATCGTCGCTGAGCGGTTCGAGTCGATCGGCCAGCCACCGCGGTGGCATGGCCCCGGACAATTCGATGGTCTTACGCCATGTCCGCGGCGTGGTGAGCGGCATGATCCCGGGTAGCACCAACGCGTCACTGCCCGTCGCCACGCGATCCCGCAGCCGCAGGAAGTCCTCGGCCTCGAAGAACAATTGCGCGATCGCGAAGTCGGCGCCAGCATCGAGCTTGCGAAGCAGGTACCGGGTGTCGGTCTCCAGATCGGGCGACCGCGGGTGACCGTACGGGAACGCCGACACCCCGACACAGAAGTCGCCCAGCTCACGGATCAGTCGCACCAGCTCTTCCGCATAGGTCAACCCCTCGGGGTGCGGCACCCACTCCCCCATCGGGTCCCCGGGAGGGTCACCCCGCAACGCGAGGATGTTGTGCACTCCCACGGCCGCGAAATGCCCGATGACATTGCGCAGCTCCGCCACCGAGTGGTTCACCGCCGTCAGATGCGCCATCGGCACGAGCGTGGTGTCGGTGGCGACCCGGGCGATGTTCTGGATGGTGCCGTCGCGGCTCGACCCACCCGCTCCGTAGGTGATGGATATGTACGCGGGGTCGAGCGGTTCGAGCTCCCGGATCGACCGCCACAGGATGGTCTCCTCCGCCTCGTTCCGCGGTGGGAAGAACTCCACCGAGAACGTCGGACACCGCGTACTGCTCAGCCGGTCGACAACCCTCCGCACGATCAACTCCCTTCGGGAGGGGCGAAGTGAGGTGGGGCCGTCAGGATTCCCGCCGGAACCCCGACGGCCCACCGTCAACACCGTCAGTAACGGTAGTGATCGGGCTTGTAGGGGCCCTCCACATCGACGCCGATGTAGTTCGCCTGCTCCTTGGTCAGCTTGGTGAGCTTGACACCGAGGGCGTCGAGGTGCAGCCGGGCGACCTGCTCGTCGAGCTTCTTGGGCAGCACGTACACCTGCTTGTCGTACTCACCCGGCTTGGTGAACAGCTCGATCTGCGCCAACACCTGGTTGGTGAAGCTGTTGGACATCACGAAGCTCGGGTGGCCCGTGGCGTTGCCCAGGTTGAGCAGCCTGCCCCTGCTCAGCAGGATGATCGAGTGACCGTCGGGGAAGACGTACTCGTCGACCTGCGGCTTGATCTCGACCCGCTTGATGCCCGGGATCTTCTCCAACCCGGCGACGTCGATCTCGTTGTCGAAGTGACCGATGTTGCCGACGATCGCCTGGTGCTTCATCCGAGACATGTGCTCGGCGGTGATGATGTTGAAGTTACCGGTGGCGGTGACGAAGATGTCGGCCTTGTCGACGACGTCCTCCAACACCGTCACCTCGTAGCCGTCCATGGCCGCCTGCAGAGCGCAGATCGGGTCGATCTCGGTGACGATCACGCGGGCGCCCTGGCCCCGCAGCGCGTCGGCACAGCCCTTACCGACGTCGCCGTAACCGCACACCACGGCCACCTTGCCGCCGATCAGCACGTCCGTGGCACGGTTGATGCCGTCGATCAGCGAGTGGCGGCAGCCGTACTTGTTGTCGAACTTCGACTTCGTCACCGAGTCGTTGACGTTGATGGCCGGGAACAGCAGTTCACCGCTCTTGGCGTACTCGTACAGGCGCAGCACACCCGTGGTGGTCTCCTCGGTGACCCCTCGGATGTTGGCCGCGATGCGGGTGAACCGCTGGGAGTCCTCGGCGAGACTCTTCCGCAGCCTGTCCAGCACGATCCTGTATTCCTCGGAGTCCTCCTCCGAGGGTTCGGGCACGGCGCCGGCGGCCTCGAACTCCACGCCCTTGTGCACGAGCATGGAGGCGTCACCGCCGTCGTCGAGGATCATGTTCGGGCCCTCACCGTCGAAGCGGAAGATCTGGTCGGTGCACCACCAGTACTCCTCCAGCGTCTCGCCCTTCCACGCGAAGACCGGTACGCCCTCGGGCTTGTCGGGAGTGCCGTTGCGTCCCACCACGACCGCTGCGGCGGCCTCGTCCTGGGTGGAGTAGATGTTGCACGACGCCCACCGCACCTCGGCGCCGAGATCCACGAGGGTCTCGATCAGCACAGCGGTCTGCACGGTCATGTGCAACGAGCCCGCGATCTTGGCGCCCTTCAGCGGCTTCGAGGCCGCGTACTCCTTGCGAGTCGCCATCAGGCCGGGCATCTCGTGTTCCGCCAACCGGATCTGATGCCTGCCTGCCTCGGCCAACGACAGATCGGCGACGGCGAACTCGAGACCGTTCACCTTCTGCAACTTCGCGCTCATAGTTTCCTTTCTCTTGTGGGATGAGCCCACTGGTTAAGTGTTGAAGTACTTAGCCTCAGGGTGGTGGGCCACGATCGCATCCGTCGACTGTTCAGGATGCAACTGGAACTCCTCGGACAACGTCACACCGATGCGTCCGGCATCCAGCAGCTCCACGATCTTCGCGCGGTCTTCCAGATCCGGGCAAGCACCGTAGCCGAAGGAGAATCGAGCCCCCCTGTACCCGAGCCTGAAGAACTGCTGCACATCCTCCGGGTCCTCCGCCGCCACGGGGGCACCCGAGGGGAACCGCAATTCCTGCCGGATCCGGCGGTGCCAGTACTCGGCCAACGCCTCGGTGAGTTGCACGCCGAGCCCATGGACCTCCAGGTAATCACGGTAGGCGTTGCGTGCGAACAACTCATTGGCGTAGTCGGCGATGGGTTGGCCCATCGTGACGAGCTGCATGGGCAGTACGTCCACCTGTCCGGTCTGCTCGGCCTTCTCCTTCGAACGGAAGAAGTCGGCCAGACAGAGCCTGCGATCACGCCGCTGGCGGGGGAACGTGAACCGCAGCCGCTCCAACGCGTCCGGTTCGTCCTTCTCCAGCACCACCAGGTCGTTACCTTCCGAGTAGCACGGAAAGTATCCGTAGACGAGCGCGGCGTGAGCGAGGATGCCTTGGGTGGACAGCTCGTCGATCCACGCCCTCAGCCGTGGCCTGCCCTCGCTTTCCACCAGTTCCTCGTACGACGGTCCCTCGCCCTTCCTCGCTCCACGCAGCCCCCATTGTCCGAAGAAGGTCGCCCGCTCGTCGAGCAACGACAGGTAGTCCGCCACGGCCACGCCTTTGACGACCTTCGCTCCCCAAAACGGCGGTACCGGCACGGGGACGTCGGGATCGACGTCCGAGCGCGTCGTGTCGTACAGATCCGGTTCCGGCCCCTGTTCGGCCCTGCGCTTCTCTGCGATACGCAACGACCGTTCCCGACGTGCCTTACGCTCGGCCTTCTTCGCCTCCTCGGCGGCGTCCTCCTCCGGGGTCTCACCACGCTTGACGGCCATGATCCGGTCCATCAACTTGAGCCCCTCGAAGGCGTCCTTGGCGTAACGGACGTCACCTTCGTAGATCTCGTCCAGATCGTTTTCGACGTAGGTCCGGGTCAACGCGGCCCCACCCAGCAGCACCGGGTACTTCGTCGCGACCCCGCGCGCGTTCATCTCCTGCAGGTTTTCCTTCATGACGACGGTGGACTTCACCAGCAGGCCGGACATGCCGATGGCGTCGACCTGATGCTCCTCCGCCGCCTCCAGGATCGCGTTGATGGGCTGCTTGATGCCGATGTTCACGACGTCGTAGCCGTTGTTCGACACGATGATGTCGACCAGGTTCTTGCCGATGTCGTGAACGTCGCCCTTGACCGTGGCCAGCAGGAGCTTGCCCTTGCCGTCGGCGTCGGTCTTTTCCATGTGCGGTTCCAGATAGGCCACCGCCGCCTTCATCGTCTCGGCCGACTGCAACACGAACGGCAGTTGCATCTGACCCGAGCCGAACAGGTCACCGACCACCTTCATCCCGGCGAGCAGGTGCTCGTTGATGATGTCGATCGGCTTCTTCTCCCGCATCGCCGCGTCGAGGTCCTCCTCCAGACCGGTGGTCTCGCCTTCGACGATGCGCTTCTCCAACCGCTCGAACAGCGGCAGCTTCGCCAGTTCCTCGGCCCGCGAGGCACGCGCCGACGACGCGGTCTTGCCCTCGAACAGCTGCATGAGCCGCTGTAGCGGGTCGTAGCCGTCCCGACGTCGATCGTAGACGAGATCGAGCGCCACCTGCCTCGGCTCGTCCTCGATCTTGTTCATCGGCAGGATCTTGGACGAGTTCAGGATGGCCGAATCCAATCCGGCTTCCCGACATTCGTGCAGGAAGACCGAGTTCAACACCTGCCGAGCGGCCGGATTGAGCCCGAACGACACGTTCGACAGCCCCAGTGTCGTCATGACGTCGGGGTGACGCCGCTTCAGCTGGCGAATCGCGTTGATGGTCTCCAGGGCGTCCTTTCGGACCTCCTCCTGCCCCGTGGTGATGGGGAACACGAGACAGTCGATGATGATCGACGACTTGTCCAGGCCCCAGTTGGTGGTCAGGTCGGAGATGGCACGCTCGGCCACGCGCAGTTTCCACTCGGCCGTCCGCGCCTGCCCCTCCTCGTCGATGCAGGTGACCACCACGGCCGCGCCGTGCTCGACCGCGAGTTCCAGAACCCGCCGGTACCTGCTGTCCGGGCCGGTGCCGTCCTCGTAGTTGACCGAGTTGATCGCGCACCGCCCGCCGAAGTGTTCGAGACCGGTCCGCACCACCTCGGGCTCGGTGGAGTCCACCATGATCGGCAACGTGGAGGCCGTGGCCAGCCGTGAGGCCAGCTCGGCCATGTCCGTGGTGCCGTCCCGGCCCACGTAGTCCACACACAGGTCGAGGACGTGCGCACCCTCCCGGGTCTGCGCCTTGGCGATCTCGACGCAGTCGTCGTAACGGCCTTCCAGCATCGCCTGGCGGAACGCCTTCGAACCGTTGGCGTTGGTCCGCTCCCCGACGTTGAGGATCGAGGCGTCCTGCTTGAACGGCACCGACTGGTACACCGACGACACCGCGGGGGTGTGCTCGGGCCGCCGTTCCTTCGGCCTCAACGACGACACCGCCTCCACCACCGCCCGCACGTGCTCGGGGGTGGTGCCGCAACAGCCGCCCACCAGGCGGACACCGAACTCGGTGACGAACGTGGCCAACGCCTCGGCCAACTCGTCCGGCCGCAGCGGATACACCGCGCCGTCCGGCCCCAGTTCGGGCAGACCGGCGTTGGGCATCACCGAGATCGGCACCCTCGCGTGCTCGGACAGCACCCGCAGGTGTTCGCTCATCTCGGCGGGCCCCGTGGCGCAGTTCATCCCGATCAGGTCGATGCCGAGCGGTTCCAGTGCCGTGAGCGCCGCGCCGATCTCGGAGCCGACCAGCATGGTGCCCGTCTGCTCCACCGTGACCTGAGCGATGATCGGCACCCGCCGTCCGGCCCTGGCCATCGCCCGTTTCGCGCCGACGATCGCCGCCTTGGCCTGCAGCAGATCCTGCGAGGTCTCCACCAACACGGCGTCCACGCCACCGTCGAGCATCCCCAGAGCGTTCTCGACGTACGCGTCACGCAGCACTGCGTACGGAGCGTGACCCAACGTGGGCAGTTTCGTACCCGGCCCCATCGAGCCGAGCACGAACCGGGGCCGATCCGGCGTCGAGTACTCGTCGGCGCACTGCCGTGCCAGCACCGTCCCCTTCTCGGCCAGCTCCCTGATCCGGTCGAGGATGCCGTACTCGCCGAAGTTGCCGTAGTTGGTGCCGAACGTGTTCGTCTCTATGGCGTCGGAGCCGGCTTCCAGGAAACTGCGGTACACCGCCGTCACCACGTCGGGGCGGGTGTCGTTGAGGACCTCGTTGCACCCCTCCAGCTGGGCGAAGTCGTCCAGCGTCAGGTCGAACCCCTGCAGGGCCGTCCCCATACCGCCGTCCGCGACGAGCACCCGTCGGTCCAGCTCGGTGAGAAACCGACTGTCCATGGTCATACCCGCAACTTGGATTCGATTTCGGCCGCGGCGTCACCGCCGTAGGTCACGGCCACCCGCTTGGAGAACTCCGCGCGATCCAACGTGTATTCCTGCGTGCCGACGGTCTCCAGGACGATGGCGGCCAGTGTGCACCCGACCTGCGCCGACCTCTCCAGGCTGAGCTTCGCGTGCAGCCCCCACAAGAACCCGGCACGGAAGGCGTCTCCGACCCCGGTCGGATCCACCTCGTCGATCACCTTGACGGCGGGGACCACCAACGGCTCGGTGTCCTTCGACTCGATCCGCACGCCCTCGGGGCCGTAGGTCTTCACCCAGTACCCGACCCGGTCGAGCACCTCCGACTCCGACCAGCCCGTCTCCTTCAGCAACAGCGACGTCTCGTACTCGTTGGTGAACAGGTAGGCCGCGCCTTCCACGAGCGTGCGGATCTCGGGACCTTCCATACGCGCCAACTGTTGCGACGGGTCGGCGGCGAACGGGATACCCAGTGCGCGGCACTCCTCGGTGTGCCGCACCATCGCCAGCGGGTCGTTGGGTGCCACGATCACCAGATCGAGACCGCCCACCCGATCGGCGATGGGCCGAAGCTCGATGTCCCGCGCCTCCTCCATAGCCCCTGCGTAGAAGGTCGCGATCTGTGCCTGCACCTGGTCGGTCGTGCACAAAAAGCGCGAGGTGTGCTTCGTCCGCGACACGTGGACCGACTTGGTGTCGACACCATGTCGCTCCAACCACGCACGGTATTCGTCGAAGTCCGCGCCGACCGCTCCCACCAGGATGGGGTTCATCCCCAGGCTGCCGAGTCCGAAGCAGATGTTGGCGGCCACACCTCCCCTACGGACCTCCAGCTGGTCCACCAGGAACGACAGGGAGACCTTGTCCAACTGGTCGACGACGAACTGTTCGGAGAACTTGCCGGGAAAGACCATCAGGTGATCGGTCGCGATGGAACCGGTCACGGCTATGCGCATTCGAGCACACTCCTCATAGGCCTTGAGGCCAACGCTTGGATGGGGACCGCGCGCCACAGGGGCGCGGTGGGGTGGCCGGGAGCACACACGCCCTGGTCCGGCCCCGACCACCCGCGGCACACCTCGTTCAGAAGGGATGCTGTGAGTCGGTGTCGCCGACGGCGAGGACGGTCACGCCTTCGCCGCTTCCTTCAACGCCGCGGCACGGTCGGTGCGCTCCCACGGCAGGTCGATGTCGATACGCCCGAAGTGTCCGTAGGCGGCGGTGGGCGCATAGATCGGCCGCAACAGATCAAGGTCTCGGATAATCGCCGCAGGCCGCAAATCGAACACCTCGGTGATCGCAGCCTGGATCTTGGCCGGGTCCACCTTCTCGGTACCGAACGTC
It encodes the following:
- the thiI gene encoding tRNA uracil 4-sulfurtransferase ThiI, which produces MARPCVLLKYGELMLKGRNRNRFEKRLHEALQHAMDGASAPVRISQRTGVVVVSGAPLSELVERAHRVIGINVVQPAWSTGHSVDDTVATVSQALRERYGSPEQAGARRFAVRARRRDKNFPMGSDQLAAFVGARVVEEWGWPVDLTNPEVEITIEVDHREVFVSLEKQRGQGGLPVGSSGRALVLLSGGYDSPVAAYRAMRRGLRCDFVHFTGAPLTGPSSTYKAYALVRELDRFQGDSRLHVIPIGNAQRSLATAGAGDLQIIAQRRLMVRTAEALARELGAQALVVGDSLGQVSSQTLANMATVEQATSLPLLRPLVAWDKDEIIAEARRIGTAEISKLPDEDCCSLLSPPRVATRTTPTQLESVERRMDLDELVPKLLADVQVHVPRAE
- a CDS encoding methylenetetrahydrofolate reductase, which gives rise to MRRVVDRLSSTRCPTFSVEFFPPRNEAEETILWRSIRELEPLDPAYISITYGAGGSSRDGTIQNIARVATDTTLVPMAHLTAVNHSVAELRNVIGHFAAVGVHNILALRGDPPGDPMGEWVPHPEGLTYAEELVRLIRELGDFCVGVSAFPYGHPRSPDLETDTRYLLRKLDAGADFAIAQLFFEAEDFLRLRDRVATGSDALVLPGIMPLTTPRTWRKTIELSGAMPPRWLADRLEPLSDDPKAFRAEGLDVITELCERLLAEGVPELHFYTFNRSKATRELVDRLGLRSARTKPVLAAQS
- a CDS encoding cytochrome P450, with protein sequence MGNLRSRITSWITRRYFARVQKKGLDLSKIALLPDEVLMPLRRNGLDPVPELGRKRVEEPVSKLPVPFGLNLWLVTGYEEAKAVLGDAKTFSNDFTNLVGKTSARPDDNPGGLGFADPPVHTRLRKLLTPEFTMRRLARLKPEIESIVNGCLDRMAEADGPVDLVEEFALPIPSLVICELLGVPYSDRNEFQRLAVQRFDLFGGASASLGAVSESLEYLLTVVAKERKNPGDGLLGMIIKEHGDEIEDRELAGLADGVLTGGFETTASMLSLGALVLLRDQEMFKRIHDDDEPVHGFVEELLRYLTVVQVAFPRFAREDVEVGGVTIKKGDMVVVSLSGANRDEKLGQSLEIFDGTRPPMSHLAFGYGVHRCVGAELARMELRTAYPALVRRFPSMRLAVPMEELEFRKTSIVYGVEKLPVLVS
- a CDS encoding glutathione-independent formaldehyde dehydrogenase, with product MKAVVYKGPNEVQVEEVEDPKLEAPTDVIVRVTTTAICGSDLHMYEGRTAAEPGIVFGHENMGVIEEVGPGVTGLRKGDRVVMPFNIACGFCRNCLAGKTGFCLTVNPGFAGGAYGYVGMGPYKGGQAEYLRVPFADFNCLKLPPGEEHEDDFAMLADIFPTGYHATELAGVSPGDTVAVYGGGPVGLMAAYSSILRGASRVFVVDKVPDRLRVAQEIGATPIDFTKGSAPEQIVDLTDGGVDRGIDAVGYQATVPEGEEQPAAVLNDLIETVRPTGSLGVVGLYVPKDPGGPTEEARSGKLLINIGKLFEKGLRMGTGQSNVKAYNRQLRDLIIAGRAEPSFVVSQRRPLDEAPDAYARFDRREPGYTKVVLKP
- the ahcY gene encoding adenosylhomocysteinase produces the protein MSAKLQKVNGLEFAVADLSLAEAGRHQIRLAEHEMPGLMATRKEYAASKPLKGAKIAGSLHMTVQTAVLIETLVDLGAEVRWASCNIYSTQDEAAAAVVVGRNGTPDKPEGVPVFAWKGETLEEYWWCTDQIFRFDGEGPNMILDDGGDASMLVHKGVEFEAAGAVPEPSEEDSEEYRIVLDRLRKSLAEDSQRFTRIAANIRGVTEETTTGVLRLYEYAKSGELLFPAINVNDSVTKSKFDNKYGCRHSLIDGINRATDVLIGGKVAVVCGYGDVGKGCADALRGQGARVIVTEIDPICALQAAMDGYEVTVLEDVVDKADIFVTATGNFNIITAEHMSRMKHQAIVGNIGHFDNEIDVAGLEKIPGIKRVEIKPQVDEYVFPDGHSIILLSRGRLLNLGNATGHPSFVMSNSFTNQVLAQIELFTKPGEYDKQVYVLPKKLDEQVARLHLDALGVKLTKLTKEQANYIGVDVEGPYKPDHYRY